Within the Syngnathoides biaculeatus isolate LvHL_M chromosome 13, ASM1980259v1, whole genome shotgun sequence genome, the region agcatttcacCATTCTTAGTAGTGTCAGTCAAAATGAGCATAATGAATTGTTGCTACTGCTAAAGAAGAGTCCAATGAGTGTGTGGGTGTGCCTGCGTTGACGACCATACCTGCAAATATGCAACCAGCGGACCACATGTCGATAGAGGTAGAGTAAAGTTTAGCACCGAACAGTACGTCTGGGGGTCGGTACCACAACGTTACtacctgcacacacacaatgtgatCATTCCCACAAATTCAAGTGAGTTCTGAGTGCAATCTCCTCTGCTACGTCGCGTGCGCCGGtgcaacaaccccccccccccatcattttttttcatgtcaactGCCTGCGGTGGTGTGGAGAGCCTTTGACATTTCACTGAGCGAGTGCAGTCAAGTGCGGCTCAGAGCGCAAAGACATTCAATCACAAAAAGCTTCCATTTgcgctgctggtgctgctggaAGGAGCACGGGTGTTTTCAGTCAGCACAAGTGTGCAGTAAATAACAGTTTAGTTGACAATTcgtaaaatgcttttttttttttttaatctgactcTCTTCTAGGATTCCTTTGTACCATTGAGGTTACTGTGCCTTTTacacaaatgactttttaatgcATCTGATTGgcaaaaaaacacttaatgggagaaaaaaatgaaaacatattaaacccaacatttatttgattttaaaatagttttacaaTCCCTTCATCATAAATTCAGATTACACTATTctgtatatttttcatgatgacCCCAGAGAAGaatattgaaaatatactgtatgtctgcttattacaaataaaagaaaaatgcctttgtaggaaaaaaaaacaaaaaaaaaaacactttttaaaaaaaaatctgatacctCTAATAAACACCCGGCACTCTATGCAGTTCAGTATATAAACTCCCCAGGCTATTAACTGAAGAAATATGGTATCCCGAAACATCTCTGTGTGaatgattcatttaaaaaaatatgtatattttattgacaaaagcTATTTTACTGCAACATAAGACATTGGACATGTGCTCATTTACATCTTTTACTGATTGCAAACGCatgtgagctaaaaaaaaaaaaaaaaaaaaaagctagttaACTAACGATCATAACGCTGTACATTAGCTTACCTCGGCTGAGTAACACCTCACGGGAATGCCGAACGCTCGAGCGAGGCCAAAGTCGGCCAGCTTTAACTCGCCATTCTGTGAACACAGATACGACTGAAACACGTGTACCATATTATACGTAAGAATAATCCCAGCGCCACTCACTCTGTTGATGAGGAGATTCTGTGGCTTGAGATCTCTGTGAAGAACATTGCGACTGTGACAGAAAGCAAGTCCTTTCAACAGCTGGAACATGAATGACTGCAAAGAAGAAGTCACATTACCGTACGTTTACATTCCGTGGCTCGAGTGACACAATccggatttatttttttaattgtgacaCAGTTgcataaagcaaaacaaaatacgGCTTCAGATCGTTAACAGAACTCAGCGGTGTGTCAATCATTAAATAAGCAAAATAAGTGCCAGTGGCAGCCAGCGGTGAAATGTGGAGCCCAACTATTATATGCTATGAAGGCTTTAATATTTGCATGGTTGAAGTATTAGTTTATTTCCATGTTGTCACTGCTTACTTTTGATGCTTGTGCAATTTGTGTGTAATTTGGGTATCTTGGCATATAATTTGTTTCATGTGTGCAAATCAGATAGTGCAGAATTGATATGTAGATGGAATAATATCAAAATTACGCACTTGAACATCCATGGTAAACCAATCCATAAAGCGGATTTCTCACCTTCACTGTTTCAGGGTCTAAATCTCCATTGCAGCTGTCAAAGTACTTCTTCAAATcctgtttgtttaaaaaaaaggttatcaTCTTAAGTGTTTATAAGTGGTCCGATTTGAGTTTCTCTCACCTGGTCGCAGTATTCAAAGACCAGCGTGAGCTTTTTGTCACTGTGCAACACGTCATGTAGCCTGCAAAGGGCATAATTATACATATCAACAAGAAATTGCAATTTGTGTATAAAGTCCATGTGCATGCCGAAGAGCTGACAGAGAACTGAAATGCTGTAGTAGAAATTTAAGCGCGGGAAATACAGAATATGAACCTAAAGAATCTCTAAATTTGAATTATAGCATATACTGTAAGTACACATCTGAGGGTGGGGGGTTGTTGgctttaaaattgaattttaaaccattttggttgtttggttaATGTTCTCATGGAAATGTGGAATCATGTCATTCCCCGTATACTAATAGGTAATCGAAATGCACTGACCTGACTATGTTTTTATGCTTGAGCTCCTTCAGCAGGCAGATTTCTCTCAGGGCAGAGCTTGGCACGCCCTGCAGTGGGTGGAAATAAAGTGGTTAGCATCACCGTGCTAGCTACTAGTACGCACCGATAGATACAGATGTTTTAATTCAAACACAaacctcgtcgtcgtcgtccaaaCGGACTCGTTTCAAGGCCACTATTTCGTGGGTTTCTCTGTTTTTAGCCTTAAATACGGTCCCGTACGTGCCTGTTTGGAGTTAGGTTGGCAAAATAAATAGTCATATTTAGCTGAGATTGAATGACACGGCTATGTTATTAGGATGCTAGAAAATCTACCCCAAGATGACAAGAAACATATATACGTATAAACCATTTACAAATTATTCACAAGCAGATTATATGAACCTCCCGACTGGGCTCAAATGACTACATTTGGAATAACagcaagaaaaatacaaaatgaagctACCGCCAGCTAACCGAGAAGCGATGCTACAACAAGCAAATGAGCGTTAGCTTATCTTGACGTGGAAATACacggaatttaaaaaatatatataccctCGCCGATTTTTTCgagtttttcatatttctgcATGGTCGCCCTGTTTTAGCCAGCTGATAAGTAGCCAGCGGAACAACCCAGCCACCAAGTCCCGAATTTAGTGGGGAGGGAGTTATGTTATGTTTGCTAGCTTTAGCTTCACGCTAGCAACACTTGCTGCACCGTACAGTCGAGCCTGACGGCCCCCTATAGGCCACACTATGTATTACATTTGTCAAACCCAGGTTTGTAGTTACATTAGTTTTAATAGATTACAAAGATaagtaaaaaagtattttaatagATTAATCTtccaaaaaacagaaacatgCACTCACAACATGACGAACTTTTATTCACAACTGTAATGTACAGTATCATAGCTTAGAGAAACTATATTTAAAAATCTTAAATACATCCTCAtagtgtttattattattattattattattaaacattgtCTGGTGGTCCACTTAATAAGAATTTGTCCTAAAACATCAACTCATCTGTCTGAGCTAATGTAAAATGAACATCTACAGTAAACAAATGTGAATCAACGTGGTTCATTTCTGCCCCTCAGCCCTTTGTCTCCGGATCAGATCAGAATAAAGTCCGCCTCGGCTCAGCAGTTCAGTGTGAGTTCCAgcctttaaaaaagaaacaaaaaaccttttttgaaaataaattggacactttaaacaTCATAATAATTTACTGAACAACAATTTACTTGATTCcagacatttcttttttcaccaatcaaTACAATTCCACGAACTCACTTCTACTATGCGCCCGTTGCTCATGACGCAGATGAGGTCAGCTGCTTGGATGGTGCTCAAGCGGTGGGCGATGATGAGCACCGTGCGGCCCCGAGTGGCCCGGTCCAGAGCCTCCTGCACCACGCGCTCCGACTCGGCATCCAATGCGCTGGTGGCCTCGTCCAGCACCAAAACGCTCGGGTTCTTGATGAGGGCCCGGGCGATGGCGACGCGCTGTTTCTGGCCTCCTGATAACGTCACGCCTCGTTCGCCTGCGATTTAAAGGAAACATACGGTACAGTATGatggaaaattacatttttaatggctTGTACACAAACAATTCAGTCTCTTGAGTGCCTCCTCACCAAATTCAACAACCAACTAAATATTTTATCTGCTTCTTTCTGCAAATGTCTCTGTAGGTCAACTGTTCTTCACATATTATCCACCTGCCTAACCAACTTTCACCCACAGCGTGACCAGTGAGGCTGTGAAGATtcagagccactttcaagcaaCAGCTACAGTCCTGCCCCAGACCGCCCTGTCCGAAACAATATGATACAGAAGCACTATCATATGGAAATGACCATACTACTCACTGGTGAGAGTTCCTTGCTGTCGAAtcaggtaagcagagctgcattgattTTTGGTCGTCAACAGATTAATGATAGCGAACGGCGTGAGCTTCTAAAAccggcacatacagtataagatttttttgggggggggagggagggggtgaaGTTGTGGATGCAGTAGCTGAGGGGGATTATTTGTGTTTGGTGTGATGTGTCCATGCGTCACGTATACAGTGCGTAGTCGTGTATGAAGTTCTGCTGCACTTCCACGAGTGAAAATGCTTTTCCCGTCTTCGTACCGAGCACAGTGTTGTACCCGTCCGGGAAACTTGTAATGAAGCGGTGAGCGTTGGCTTGCTTGGCAGCCTCAAAGACTTCGGCGTCGGTGGCCTCGGGCTTCCCGAAGCGGATGTTCTCCATGATGGATGCTCCGAACAAAACGGGCTCCTGCGGAGGTGAATATGACGCAGTTGAAATGAGACTTATCATGTGAGCTCACTGTAATAATTTACTGTTTATTTTCCTTATATAGTCCCCatctacaaaaacaaatgtttataaaATGCTTTTGTCCAACACACATATCGATATTCAAAACTAATTTCGACTCCAGCCTAACTTTTCCTCTCTGtcgatcaaagtcagcaaaggcccAATATTTTCTCCTGTGGAGTAATAAAAGAGTTATCTATTTAAActgagacatttattttttcaataattaaTTAAGAGCAAAGGCCCCATTTGAGGAAAGATAGTATACAGGAGTTGTTCGACAAAATTTGaagaatttttcttttacttgaTTGATAAATCCAATAACTTGTCCCCTGAGCCAGCAGAGATCAAGGGTTCGAATGTCGAGTCCGTCCAACGTGACTACGCCGCTCGTCGGGTCATAGAAGCGCTCCAATAAGGAGGCGACGGTGGACTTTCCTAAAACAAAGTCATATATTAGGCACATTATTGTACAATTTACACCCGTCATTCATCGAGAAGTTACCTCCTCCAGATTCCCCGACGATGGCGATTGTTTTGCTCGGTGGAAGCGTTAGGTTGAACCTCTCCAAAATTTGATGACCGGGTCTTGTCGGATAGCTATAAACATAAACcatgagaaataaataaatatccccGAATAGCATATTCGCATGTTTCAGTTGCTCAAATGTCTCGACCAATGTTCCGACCTGAATGAAACGTTGAGAAAATCGATTCTTCCTGTCAGGGAATGATACGGGATGCGTTCCCCGCCGGAAAGAGGGATGGAGGGCTTCAACgacaaatattcaaaaacaCGAGCGCCGGCGCTTGTTCCTCTCACCATCTGGGGAGAAAATATGGAAGCAATGAGTGAAAGCTGAAGCCAGAAATCTACTTGCATTTTACTAGAATTCACTTACTTGTCCAAAAAGGATAGATATGCTGGCTAAGGACCtggaaacaataataataaaaaaatattaaaatgtctaTATTTCTAAGGGCATATTTATCTGATGAGTTATGTCTTTTACCTCTGCACTGTCTGGGAAGCAACCAAGAAAGACATGAGGTCTCCGGGTGACATTTCATTGCTTGAAATTAGAGTTCCGCCTGCGAAAATGGTTCCTAGAACAATGCCTGCAAggacgtgtttaaaaaaaaaaaagagttacaaAGGCACAAGTTATTGttaatttgttaaaatgaaGAGACTTACAGTTGAGGGCAATGTTTGACAGTCCTTGGAAAACTGCTATTCCGGTCCCgagattttcattcatttcgcAAGATTTTTCAACTTCGTACGCATATAACCTGCGAGAAACGTGGTGGGATTGGAAAGATGTTATCTTAACACGTTGAGTGAATCAAATCTAACGCCGTTAACTCACTGTAGCTCCCGTTCCTCCATGGCAAAGGCTTTCACTGTCCGTACGTTACCGAGAGCCTCATCCGCCACTCCGGTTGCTTTGGCAACCTTTAAGGAAACACGCAATACTTAAAATCAATTTCTCAATTGATTTAGATTAGGCACATAGAACTGTAGCTGGATTTATAATACAGCTCCAAATGCATGATTCTGATGTTAAACATTTAGTTGCTTCATGCCGATTTTTCTCC harbors:
- the cdk5 gene encoding cyclin-dependent-like kinase 5, coding for MQKYEKLEKIGEGTYGTVFKAKNRETHEIVALKRVRLDDDDEGVPSSALREICLLKELKHKNIVRLHDVLHSDKKLTLVFEYCDQDLKKYFDSCNGDLDPETVKSFMFQLLKGLAFCHSRNVLHRDLKPQNLLINRNGELKLADFGLARAFGIPVRCYSAEVVTLWYRPPDVLFGAKLYSTSIDMWSAGCIFAELANAGRPLFPGNDVDDQLKRIFRLLGTPTEEQWQTMTKLPDYKPYPLYPATTSLVNVVPKLSSTGRDLLQNLLKCNPVQRISAEEALQHPYFADFCPP
- the abcb8 gene encoding mitochondrial potassium channel ATP-binding subunit isoform X2 gives rise to the protein MRTLKCGIALNQYSPHQCGRCRYIYNAKKRLVYGTIHGPSGLNSSRQHGNVASRLRSVAQRATRVSRRSGVTVRFILAPAALTVSGRLFCHTAYCEADVNNNIPVESLTKSPEFKWHILWEFVKPQLFALTCAVMLAFGAAILNIQIPLMLGELVNVVARYLREHTGNYVHEIRGPAFKLLGLYGIQGLLTSGYIILLSRVGERVAADMRKTLFASLLRQDVAFFDANKTGQLVNRLTADIQEFKSSFKLVISQGLRSITQTVGCFVSLYVISPKLTGLTVVVLPCLVGAGALIGTFLRRLSRLAQEQVAKATGVADEALGNVRTVKAFAMEERELQLYAYEVEKSCEMNENLGTGIAVFQGLSNIALNCIVLGTIFAGGTLISSNEMSPGDLMSFLVASQTVQRSLASISILFGQMVRGTSAGARVFEYLSLKPSIPLSGGERIPYHSLTGRIDFLNVSFSYPTRPGHQILERFNLTLPPSKTIAIVGESGGGKSTVASLLERFYDPTSGVVTLDGLDIRTLDLCWLRGQVIGFINQEPVLFGASIMENIRFGKPEATDAEVFEAAKQANAHRFITSFPDGYNTVLGERGVTLSGGQKQRVAIARALIKNPSVLVLDEATSALDAESERVVQEALDRATRGRTVLIIAHRLSTIQAADLICVMSNGRIVEAGTHTELLSRGGLYSDLIRRQRAEGQK
- the abcb8 gene encoding mitochondrial potassium channel ATP-binding subunit isoform X1; translated protein: MWYCFKSIFSAPVRSLSIHLQCKKTSGLWNYSRLYSSSGPSGLNSSRQHGNVASRLRSVAQRATRVSRRSGVTVRFILAPAALTVSGRLFCHTAYCEADVNNNIPVESLTKSPEFKWHILWEFVKPQLFALTCAVMLAFGAAILNIQIPLMLGELVNVVARYLREHTGNYVHEIRGPAFKLLGLYGIQGLLTSGYIILLSRVGERVAADMRKTLFASLLRQDVAFFDANKTGQLVNRLTADIQEFKSSFKLVISQGLRSITQTVGCFVSLYVISPKLTGLTVVVLPCLVGAGALIGTFLRRLSRLAQEQVAKATGVADEALGNVRTVKAFAMEERELQLYAYEVEKSCEMNENLGTGIAVFQGLSNIALNCIVLGTIFAGGTLISSNEMSPGDLMSFLVASQTVQRSLASISILFGQMVRGTSAGARVFEYLSLKPSIPLSGGERIPYHSLTGRIDFLNVSFSYPTRPGHQILERFNLTLPPSKTIAIVGESGGGKSTVASLLERFYDPTSGVVTLDGLDIRTLDLCWLRGQVIGFINQEPVLFGASIMENIRFGKPEATDAEVFEAAKQANAHRFITSFPDGYNTVLGERGVTLSGGQKQRVAIARALIKNPSVLVLDEATSALDAESERVVQEALDRATRGRTVLIIAHRLSTIQAADLICVMSNGRIVEAGTHTELLSRGGLYSDLIRRQRAEGQK